A window from Deltaproteobacteria bacterium encodes these proteins:
- the gspD gene encoding type II secretion system secretin GspD — MKKVSGPQAFSTAYSLCSPRKVLIATLAVIFALSSMPVHTFAQNNEEIDRLFDDEELDETVGNFNQAPPAPPATPPDFGGSDAGLPPDPGPTFGSGGSEDSSGGRTFPRVNGGASGNADSGSAGSGNSSGTPGSAPTKSPGAPSLANAQIEDMTDENYPDLVEANFPNAEITDVIKAIGQLTGKNFIIDPGVRGKISIIAPSKVTTAEAYKAFLAALAINGFTVVPYGKFLKVKASRNAQRDSIETYTGAYAPTSDIYITRIIHLKHISAEEVNKRLRVLPSKDGEMTPYEPTNSLLITDYGANVERMVKIIKELDRPGFEEQLSVIPIRYAKSKDLADLINQIINKDPRGAGGGAPAFGANVPRFRSRGGTAAGGTPEELSLVAPDDRTNALIVVGNRAGIEKVRDLVKKLDYKLDPAEAGGVFVYYVRYGEAEKIAQTIGGLASGSSSSGGAGSSPLGGASNSPFGAATRPASPLDRQNIFGGDVKINHDKNTNSLVITASKQDYDTVRSLLAKIDIPRDQVFVETIIMEMNANKTRSWNPTYYYLDPGSKGVGRAGFSSSGSLANILNPGSDSGAVLGFGSGATVDFTVPGTSTVVKVPSLLAFIKFLQSNIESNILSTPRIMALDNEEAVIEVGDKVPVATNSTSTAAGTTSTTQFEPATIKLELTPYIRPDSDVVRMKLAQSVRQVNPNAGVADALKNVATTISDRTIKTNIVVNSGDTAVLGGLIRDEEAVDETKIPVLGDVPVLGWLFKSRSRTKKKINLVVFITPRIIRSVRDSQKLTSEKVNERIDWVKRNFDGRDPHGAKMDSLPKTSKRGERRAKKSNSDEPVNLNR, encoded by the coding sequence ATGAAAAAAGTAAGCGGGCCGCAGGCTTTTTCCACAGCCTATTCTTTGTGTTCACCTCGGAAGGTTCTAATCGCAACACTTGCGGTGATCTTCGCTCTCTCATCGATGCCCGTGCACACCTTCGCGCAAAACAATGAAGAGATCGACCGGCTCTTTGATGACGAAGAATTGGACGAGACCGTCGGAAATTTTAATCAAGCCCCGCCCGCTCCCCCCGCCACTCCGCCGGACTTCGGCGGAAGCGATGCCGGCCTTCCGCCGGATCCTGGACCGACCTTTGGTTCAGGTGGATCAGAGGATAGCTCTGGTGGTCGCACCTTCCCTCGGGTCAATGGCGGCGCTAGCGGCAACGCTGATTCTGGCTCAGCTGGAAGCGGCAATTCTTCTGGTACTCCTGGATCTGCGCCAACAAAATCCCCGGGAGCTCCATCACTAGCGAACGCACAAATCGAAGACATGACCGACGAAAACTACCCAGATCTTGTCGAGGCCAACTTTCCCAACGCGGAAATCACCGACGTTATTAAGGCGATCGGTCAATTGACGGGGAAAAATTTTATTATTGATCCAGGCGTACGTGGAAAGATTTCGATCATTGCGCCTTCGAAAGTCACAACTGCCGAGGCCTACAAGGCGTTTTTAGCAGCTCTTGCGATCAATGGCTTCACTGTTGTGCCTTACGGGAAATTTTTAAAAGTGAAAGCCTCGCGAAATGCGCAACGTGACTCGATCGAAACTTACACCGGCGCCTATGCGCCGACGAGTGATATCTACATCACGCGCATCATTCACTTAAAACACATCTCCGCCGAAGAAGTGAACAAACGCCTTCGCGTTCTTCCATCAAAAGATGGCGAGATGACACCTTACGAGCCCACGAATTCGCTCCTGATTACGGACTATGGTGCCAACGTCGAGCGAATGGTGAAGATCATCAAAGAACTTGATCGTCCAGGATTCGAAGAACAGTTATCGGTGATTCCAATTCGCTATGCAAAGTCAAAAGATCTCGCCGATCTGATCAACCAGATCATCAATAAAGATCCACGAGGCGCCGGCGGTGGAGCACCGGCCTTTGGCGCCAACGTCCCGCGGTTTCGCTCGCGTGGCGGCACAGCTGCCGGCGGCACGCCGGAAGAGTTATCTTTGGTCGCTCCGGATGATCGCACCAATGCGTTAATTGTGGTCGGCAACCGCGCGGGTATTGAAAAGGTTCGCGATTTGGTTAAGAAACTCGACTACAAACTCGACCCAGCTGAAGCGGGCGGCGTTTTTGTTTACTACGTTCGCTATGGCGAAGCGGAAAAAATCGCGCAAACTATTGGCGGCCTTGCAAGCGGATCTTCTTCTTCAGGTGGAGCTGGCTCGAGTCCACTGGGCGGCGCATCGAACTCCCCTTTCGGCGCAGCCACACGCCCGGCTTCGCCACTTGATCGACAGAATATTTTTGGCGGTGACGTAAAAATCAATCACGACAAAAATACAAACTCGCTTGTTATCACAGCTTCAAAACAAGACTACGACACCGTTCGTTCACTTCTCGCAAAAATCGATATCCCGCGCGATCAAGTTTTTGTCGAGACGATCATTATGGAAATGAACGCCAACAAAACCCGTTCTTGGAATCCGACCTACTATTACCTCGATCCAGGATCGAAAGGCGTTGGCCGAGCTGGTTTTTCCAGCTCAGGATCTCTGGCCAATATTCTTAACCCCGGCAGCGACAGCGGGGCTGTGTTAGGATTCGGCAGCGGCGCCACGGTGGATTTCACTGTTCCCGGCACATCTACGGTCGTGAAGGTTCCTTCCCTTCTCGCTTTCATAAAGTTCCTCCAGTCGAACATCGAGTCCAACATTCTTTCTACTCCTAGGATTATGGCTCTCGATAACGAAGAGGCGGTCATTGAAGTTGGGGACAAAGTTCCCGTGGCCACCAATTCGACCAGCACAGCGGCAGGAACCACTTCGACAACGCAATTTGAGCCTGCGACCATCAAGCTTGAACTGACGCCTTACATCCGTCCAGATTCGGACGTCGTCAGAATGAAACTTGCGCAAAGTGTTCGCCAGGTAAATCCAAATGCGGGCGTTGCAGACGCGCTTAAAAACGTTGCAACTACGATTTCAGACAGAACAATTAAAACAAATATCGTTGTGAACTCTGGCGACACGGCCGTACTTGGCGGTTTGATTCGCGACGAAGAGGCCGTCGACGAAACGAAAATCCCGGTTCTCGGCGACGTCCCGGTTCTCGGCTGGCTCTTTAAGTCGCGTAGCCGGACCAAAAAGAAAATCAACCTGGTCGTTTTCATCACTCCTCGCATCATCCGCAGCGTTCGCGACAGCCAGAAGCTGACAAGCGAAAAAGTGAACGAGCGAATCGACTGGGTAAAACGAAACTTTGACGGACGCGACCCACATGGTGCGAAGATGGACTCGTTGCCAAAGACTTCCAAGCGCGGTGAACGCCGCGCGAAAAAGTCCAATAGTGACGAACCAGTGAATTTGAACCGCTAA
- the gspE gene encoding type II secretion system ATPase GspE → MAAVQIDSILIKNTSLSEDQVNLLLEQTSASGTPMRDLLTRKDGMTPDEILSDLAAQLGLTYMKDIPVNEINADLVRDIAIGFAKKHEALPLKEDSYSVQVLVTNPLNTRILDDLRVIFNKRIVPIMTSKSRIIDAINKVYEKSTAGMGGLDGIEDEDLDFDDQIIDLLEAGDDDAPVIKLVNTLLFRAVKEKASDIHIEPYERDMAVRFRIDGVLFDIFKPAKKLQNSITSRIKVMANLNIAEKRLPQDGRIPLKLGGKDIDVRLSTVPTAFGERIVMRLQDRSNVVLQLEQLGFSENTLEHLRNDLLKRSYGIILVTGPTGSGKSTTLYASLSRINNSELNILTVEDPVEQRIHGIGQVQVNSKIGLTFAAGLRSFLRQDPDVIMVGEIRDLETAELAVQASLTGHLVFSTLHTNDAAGAFPRLMDFGCEPFLIATSIQGVISQRLVRVLCQHCKQPHVATDPELVSLGLTREQVRGATMYKAIGCDHCNGKGYSGRTNIQELLLVTDEIRSMIMQRKDGGAIKKKAIELGMVTFRDHGIDKVLKGITTVEEVLSSTQVDL, encoded by the coding sequence ATGGCCGCTGTTCAGATCGATAGCATTTTGATCAAAAACACAAGTTTAAGCGAGGACCAGGTCAACCTTCTCCTCGAGCAAACTTCGGCCAGCGGCACACCCATGCGCGATCTTTTGACCAGAAAAGACGGAATGACGCCCGACGAGATTCTATCTGATCTCGCCGCCCAATTGGGCCTTACCTACATGAAGGACATTCCCGTGAACGAGATCAATGCCGATCTCGTTCGCGACATCGCCATCGGCTTTGCAAAAAAACATGAGGCTCTTCCGCTCAAGGAAGATAGCTATTCTGTCCAGGTCCTAGTTACAAATCCACTGAATACGCGAATCCTTGATGACCTCCGAGTGATTTTCAACAAACGCATCGTTCCGATCATGACCTCAAAAAGTCGAATCATCGATGCGATCAACAAGGTCTACGAAAAAAGCACAGCCGGCATGGGGGGTCTCGATGGAATTGAGGATGAAGACCTCGACTTTGATGATCAGATCATCGATCTCTTGGAAGCTGGCGACGACGACGCGCCGGTCATTAAGCTCGTCAACACACTTTTGTTTCGCGCAGTTAAAGAAAAAGCGAGTGATATCCACATCGAACCCTACGAGCGCGACATGGCGGTTCGGTTCCGTATTGACGGTGTTTTGTTTGATATCTTTAAGCCAGCAAAAAAACTGCAGAACTCGATCACTTCACGCATTAAAGTTATGGCGAATCTGAACATCGCTGAAAAGCGACTTCCTCAAGATGGTCGCATTCCCTTAAAACTTGGCGGCAAAGACATCGACGTTCGTCTGTCGACCGTGCCGACGGCTTTTGGTGAACGCATTGTTATGCGTCTTCAGGATCGTTCGAACGTCGTCCTTCAGCTGGAACAGCTCGGTTTTAGCGAAAACACTCTAGAACATTTACGAAATGATCTCTTAAAAAGGTCTTACGGCATTATTCTCGTCACAGGCCCCACGGGATCCGGTAAGTCGACAACGCTCTATGCGTCACTCTCACGAATCAACAATTCGGAATTGAACATCCTGACTGTTGAAGACCCCGTGGAACAGCGAATTCATGGCATCGGCCAAGTCCAAGTGAATTCAAAAATTGGGCTCACATTTGCCGCTGGATTAAGAAGCTTTCTTCGTCAAGATCCAGACGTCATTATGGTGGGTGAGATTCGCGATCTTGAAACCGCCGAACTTGCCGTACAGGCTTCACTCACCGGTCACTTGGTTTTCTCGACCCTTCACACCAACGATGCCGCCGGCGCCTTCCCTCGTCTCATGGATTTTGGCTGCGAACCGTTTTTGATCGCGACATCGATTCAAGGTGTGATTTCGCAGCGACTGGTTCGTGTTCTTTGCCAGCACTGCAAACAGCCGCATGTTGCAACGGATCCAGAATTGGTTTCGCTGGGCTTAACGCGCGAACAAGTGCGTGGCGCAACCATGTACAAAGCCATTGGCTGTGATCATTGCAACGGCAAAGGTTACAGTGGTCGAACTAACATACAAGAACTCCTACTTGTGACCGACGAGATCCGATCGATGATCATGCAAAGAAAAGATGGCGGAGCGATTAAAAAGAAAGCCATTGAGCTAGGCATGGTTACATTCCGCGATCATGGAATCGATAAGGTACTAAAGGGCATCACGACGGTTGAAGAAGTTCTTTCAAGCACTCAGGTCGACCTCTAA
- the gspF gene encoding type II secretion system inner membrane protein GspF encodes MPVFEYKGLNKAGKSVKNTIDADNIKTARARLKKDGVYVTEILDKSKAMAAKSRGKKSTGGKVSIQDLANLTRQLSTLLKANIPLVDSLIAVADQMENPVLRDTINDVKNQVNEGSTLNKAMAKYPNVFSNIYITMCEAGEATGTLDIILVRLAEFTEAQNELMAKVRSAILYPIIMTVFLLGMLSVIFIFVVPKMTAIFESAEMELPWYTELVIAMSGFFVEYWFVIVGLVIVAYTLFRNWKSTPSGSRRWDQIVLKLPLVGRLSRMIAVSRFARTLSTLLAGGVAMLQAMDIVRNVVGNAVLAEAIDEARNNIREGESIAAPLKRSGQFFPIVIHMIAIGEKTGDLEQMLTQVSNSFDFQVDTEIEGLTSALGPLLIVVMGVLIGSIVFAIMVPIFEMSQAGGS; translated from the coding sequence ATGCCTGTCTTCGAATACAAAGGCCTCAATAAAGCCGGCAAGTCAGTCAAGAACACGATCGATGCGGACAACATCAAGACGGCACGTGCACGATTAAAAAAAGACGGCGTTTACGTCACGGAGATTCTCGATAAGTCAAAAGCGATGGCCGCTAAGTCTCGTGGAAAAAAGTCCACCGGCGGAAAAGTCTCGATTCAAGATCTCGCCAATCTCACTCGCCAGCTATCTACTCTTTTGAAAGCGAATATACCGCTAGTCGACAGCTTAATCGCGGTCGCCGATCAAATGGAAAATCCAGTTTTGCGCGACACTATCAATGACGTCAAAAATCAGGTCAACGAAGGCTCGACGCTGAACAAAGCGATGGCAAAGTATCCCAATGTTTTTTCAAACATCTACATCACGATGTGCGAAGCCGGTGAAGCCACTGGTACGCTCGACATTATTTTGGTCCGGTTGGCAGAGTTCACCGAAGCACAAAACGAGCTGATGGCAAAAGTTCGCTCGGCGATTCTTTATCCGATCATTATGACTGTTTTTCTTTTGGGAATGCTGTCCGTGATTTTCATTTTCGTCGTTCCGAAAATGACAGCGATTTTCGAGAGCGCCGAAATGGAGCTTCCTTGGTACACCGAGCTCGTGATCGCGATGAGCGGATTCTTTGTCGAGTATTGGTTCGTAATTGTCGGTTTAGTGATTGTCGCCTACACCCTGTTTCGCAATTGGAAGAGTACGCCGTCTGGCTCTCGACGCTGGGACCAAATCGTTTTGAAGTTGCCACTCGTAGGCCGTCTGTCGCGAATGATCGCAGTCTCGCGATTTGCCCGGACACTTTCGACCTTACTCGCAGGGGGCGTCGCAATGCTTCAAGCGATGGATATTGTGCGCAACGTTGTCGGAAATGCAGTTCTCGCAGAAGCGATCGATGAGGCTCGCAATAACATTCGCGAAGGGGAATCTATCGCTGCCCCGCTGAAACGAAGCGGTCAGTTCTTCCCAATTGTTATTCACATGATAGCGATTGGCGAAAAGACAGGCGATCTCGAGCAAATGCTAACCCAAGTGAGCAACAGTTTTGATTTTCAAGTAGACACAGAAATCGAAGGCCTAACTTCGGCACTTGGACCGCTTCTGATTGTCGTCATGGGTGTTCTCATCGGTAGCATTGTCTTTGCGATCATGGTCCCGATTTTCGAAATGTCGCAGGCCGGTGGTTCGTAA
- the gspG gene encoding type II secretion system major pseudopilin GspG, whose amino-acid sequence MLNLNPKSPALSLNNQRGLTLIEIMVVIVIIGGLAAVLGRTVFSNLGNANVKTTRAQFEEIGKQLEMYNADCGGFPTTDQGLQALTTDPGKDVCANWGPNPYLKGIPKDAWNRPLLYDSDGSTFELRSLGSDRKDGGDGTAKDLSSNDTSK is encoded by the coding sequence ATGTTAAATCTAAATCCAAAGTCTCCTGCTCTCTCTCTCAATAACCAGCGCGGTTTAACATTGATTGAGATCATGGTCGTCATCGTCATTATCGGCGGACTCGCTGCCGTCCTAGGACGAACTGTGTTTAGCAATTTAGGAAACGCGAACGTCAAAACGACTCGCGCGCAGTTTGAGGAAATCGGCAAGCAGTTAGAAATGTACAACGCCGACTGCGGCGGCTTCCCGACGACGGATCAAGGCCTTCAGGCACTCACGACCGATCCTGGAAAAGATGTCTGCGCCAATTGGGGTCCCAACCCCTACCTCAAGGGCATTCCCAAAGATGCATGGAATCGCCCGCTGCTATATGATTCAGATGGATCAACCTTCGAACTTCGCTCACTCGGATCTGACCGCAAAGACGGCGGCGACGGCACTGCGAAAGATCTTTCTAGCAACGACACATCCAAATAG
- a CDS encoding type II secretion system protein: MRNERGFTLIEIMVVILIMGGVLALGGTRLFNPNENRRSQIRKIAIQTKELRTSARLQHATFRLVLDLNDEKGHSYWVESAGGQALQLSEAQEEELEKLTEIQKEESLKGRSKFVKDPKLGKVVTLNGGLVIEGVEIAGRKKEVTSGLAYIHFFPQGLSDEALIKIGDRKEQHWTIAIHPLTGAAEIFNRTTTLKEMKAQ, encoded by the coding sequence GTGAGAAACGAACGCGGATTCACTTTGATTGAAATCATGGTGGTGATTCTCATCATGGGTGGAGTTTTGGCATTGGGTGGCACACGGCTGTTCAATCCAAATGAAAATCGTCGCAGCCAAATTCGAAAAATCGCAATTCAAACCAAAGAACTGCGCACATCCGCCCGTCTTCAGCACGCTACCTTTCGCCTTGTCCTCGATCTCAACGATGAGAAGGGACATAGCTATTGGGTCGAGAGCGCTGGCGGCCAGGCTCTTCAACTTTCCGAAGCTCAGGAAGAAGAGCTCGAGAAGCTGACGGAAATTCAAAAAGAAGAGTCGCTCAAAGGGCGTAGCAAATTCGTTAAAGATCCAAAGCTCGGCAAAGTCGTCACGCTAAATGGCGGACTCGTAATTGAGGGTGTGGAAATTGCCGGACGAAAAAAGGAAGTCACCTCTGGACTCGCCTACATCCATTTTTTCCCGCAGGGGCTTTCTGACGAAGCATTGATTAAAATCGGCGATCGCAAAGAACAACATTGGACGATCGCCATTCACCCGCTAACTGGTGCAGCTGAAATCTTTAACCGCACCACCACTCTTAAAGAGATGAAGGCGCAATGA
- a CDS encoding general secretion pathway protein GspI: MINVNAPSRNNQLGFTLMETLVAVMIMTGGLIVIGSSWSGNLMRIEKARVNANMAALLERKMTELDLLYRGKPLAEIKEEDAGEFEGDLKSYRWEMRSKEFEMPDMTAAIGGQNQGQGQNNEILLLIARTVTEYVKTAVKEVTVTVFYKSKRAKSKEVKQSVSTYFMDYSTPITISGLPGGATAPTPTPAPGGSTP, translated from the coding sequence ATGATCAACGTCAATGCACCTTCAAGAAACAATCAATTAGGTTTTACGCTTATGGAGACTTTGGTTGCCGTCATGATCATGACTGGTGGCCTTATTGTTATTGGAAGCTCTTGGAGTGGAAACCTGATGCGCATTGAAAAAGCACGAGTCAATGCCAATATGGCCGCACTGTTAGAACGAAAAATGACAGAACTCGATCTTCTTTATCGCGGAAAACCTCTGGCAGAAATCAAAGAAGAAGACGCAGGCGAATTTGAAGGTGATTTAAAAAGCTATCGTTGGGAGATGCGTTCGAAAGAGTTCGAGATGCCCGACATGACGGCGGCTATTGGCGGCCAAAATCAAGGGCAAGGACAGAACAACGAAATTCTATTACTCATCGCCCGCACTGTTACCGAGTACGTGAAAACCGCCGTCAAAGAAGTCACTGTCACTGTTTTCTACAAAAGCAAACGTGCCAAATCAAAAGAAGTTAAGCAGTCCGTCTCAACTTATTTCATGGACTACAGCACGCCGATCACCATTAGCGGTCTTCCTGGCGGCGCAACCGCACCGACGCCAACTCCTGCGCCAGGGGGATCTACCCCGTGA
- a CDS encoding type II secretion system protein, with protein sequence MITCKSQRGFTLIEVMVALLILAGLSVLMAQSVRSGLQNRQKVQKQIAEESIIRDAMRIVASDVGAAFHHRDYTVATYNKILELRKKKAASATGGGTPAPGAPTPTPGVAATPAQPDPLASATPLPTPQQLTAFVGNGEQLTFTVRNHVRRYLDAKESDQATVFYFLRSCRSGENNKYYSSCLVRLERTEPTNEFPLSPRDEADSQAQVLVPYVTEFKLRYIAAGMSDFTDTWDSRTESTSAATRGNFPDAVEVTLTVQNKEDKNSKARSLTWLAPVRHSNNPDESEKTGSGTPRPGATPTGAQQ encoded by the coding sequence GTGATCACCTGCAAAAGCCAACGGGGCTTCACCTTAATTGAAGTGATGGTAGCACTCTTGATTCTTGCAGGACTCAGTGTGCTGATGGCTCAGTCCGTTCGTTCTGGCTTACAAAATCGCCAAAAGGTTCAAAAGCAAATCGCCGAGGAATCGATCATTCGCGATGCAATGCGAATTGTGGCGTCAGATGTCGGAGCCGCTTTTCACCACCGCGATTACACCGTGGCGACCTACAATAAGATTTTGGAACTTCGAAAAAAGAAAGCAGCTAGTGCAACTGGCGGAGGCACCCCTGCCCCAGGCGCGCCAACGCCGACACCAGGAGTTGCTGCCACGCCTGCACAGCCTGATCCGCTCGCTAGCGCAACTCCGCTTCCGACGCCGCAGCAACTGACAGCTTTTGTCGGAAACGGTGAGCAACTGACCTTCACTGTTCGCAATCATGTTCGACGTTATCTAGACGCCAAAGAAAGTGATCAGGCGACAGTATTTTATTTTTTAAGAAGTTGTCGATCCGGAGAAAATAACAAGTATTACTCTTCGTGTTTGGTGCGCTTGGAACGCACAGAACCGACAAATGAATTTCCACTTTCGCCCAGAGATGAAGCAGACAGCCAAGCCCAGGTTCTTGTTCCCTATGTGACCGAGTTCAAACTTCGCTACATCGCAGCTGGAATGTCAGACTTTACCGATACCTGGGATTCGCGGACCGAAAGTACCAGTGCGGCCACGCGTGGAAACTTTCCCGATGCTGTCGAGGTTACTCTGACCGTACAAAACAAAGAGGACAAAAATTCGAAAGCGAGAAGTTTGACTTGGCTTGCACCAGTGCGACATTCCAACAATCCCGATGAGTCCGAAAAGACTGGAAGCGGCACTCCCCGCCCTGGCGCTACTCCCACGGGGGCTCAACAATGA
- a CDS encoding general secretion pathway protein GspK: protein MIFSRIRNEKSERGAALMLALFATTLLMVIATEIMYETSVEYIVSTQSVNQVRAYWAARAGTEMSLLRIHIYRQALAMGASQLPDPKILDEIWRQPFLWPPPIPQSMTIAEGDDIKKAVQSSDLTTLKVSYLSTIEAEGAKVDINDLGSPSKIMAEAARKQLRQIFSQKVENDEEFSKRFRGFDFEEVINNIADWIDSDDAARNGGSERQAYSDQSRSTFMPPNQPLRTLPELHQVAGMTDELYDLISPSVTLYGGKGISVNQATKDVFKAFGTGFTDERIDRIIADRQDPKRGPFKDEEDFTQYLSSIGITGNPFDLGEGAKVPLVFEPETIFKIRSTGKSGQAQSDITAIVYDADKVRSRLEKALVDEATKATAGAGSGANGASGSGATADGKDGKSSTADGKDANKADSPAAPPLKRPKIVYWNEQ from the coding sequence ATGATTTTTAGCCGGATTAGAAATGAAAAGTCAGAGCGAGGCGCAGCCCTTATGCTTGCGCTTTTTGCGACGACGCTTCTGATGGTGATCGCAACCGAAATTATGTACGAAACAAGCGTTGAATATATCGTATCGACTCAATCGGTGAACCAAGTCCGCGCCTATTGGGCTGCGCGCGCTGGAACCGAGATGAGCCTCCTTAGGATTCACATTTATCGACAAGCTCTTGCTATGGGCGCCAGCCAATTACCAGATCCTAAGATTCTTGATGAAATCTGGCGCCAGCCGTTTCTATGGCCCCCGCCGATACCTCAGTCGATGACCATCGCCGAAGGGGACGACATTAAAAAGGCCGTTCAAAGCAGCGACCTAACAACGTTGAAGGTGAGTTATCTTTCGACCATTGAAGCCGAGGGCGCAAAGGTGGATATAAATGACCTTGGTTCGCCTTCTAAAATTATGGCCGAGGCGGCAAGAAAGCAGCTCCGGCAAATTTTCAGCCAAAAAGTTGAAAACGACGAGGAATTTTCCAAACGCTTTCGGGGTTTCGACTTTGAGGAAGTCATCAACAACATCGCTGATTGGATCGATTCCGACGACGCCGCAAGGAATGGTGGATCTGAACGCCAAGCTTATTCAGATCAATCTAGGTCGACCTTCATGCCCCCAAACCAACCGCTAAGAACTCTTCCCGAACTTCACCAAGTTGCAGGTATGACGGATGAACTCTATGACCTGATCTCACCGTCCGTCACGTTGTATGGAGGAAAAGGGATCAGCGTTAACCAGGCCACCAAAGATGTCTTCAAAGCTTTCGGAACAGGCTTTACCGACGAACGGATTGATCGGATCATCGCGGACCGACAAGACCCAAAGCGCGGACCCTTTAAAGACGAAGAAGATTTCACACAATACTTAAGTTCCATCGGGATTACGGGAAATCCCTTTGATCTAGGCGAAGGCGCAAAAGTTCCCCTAGTCTTTGAGCCAGAAACCATTTTTAAAATTCGCTCTACCGGGAAATCCGGCCAAGCCCAAAGCGACATTACGGCCATCGTTTATGACGCTGATAAAGTGCGTAGTAGGCTTGAAAAAGCCCTTGTAGACGAAGCCACCAAAGCCACTGCTGGCGCTGGTTCTGGCGCAAATGGCGCTTCGGGATCTGGCGCTACGGCCGATGGTAAAGATGGAAAATCGTCGACAGCCGACGGCAAAGATGCGAACAAGGCCGATAGTCCAGCTGCGCCCCCGCTAAAACGGCCAAAGATTGTCTATTGGAACGAGCAGTAA